In Pengzhenrongella sicca, a single genomic region encodes these proteins:
- a CDS encoding NAD-dependent succinate-semialdehyde dehydrogenase, which yields MPTSTLPPTVAAHLPTGLLIGGAWRPATGGATFPVADPGTGQVLFDVADATAQDGLAALAAADAALPAWRSTAPRERAELLRAVFETLVARTEDFAALITAEGGKPLAESRAEVAYGAEYVRWYSEQAVRINGLTRTAPSGANRQLVLRRPVGPALLITPWNFPIAMITRKVAPALAAGCTVVIKPAGLTPLTTALFAEVVRAELADRGLPTGIINVVPTSSSSSLVEPLLADPRLRKLSFTGSTEVGRVLLRGAAEGVLRTSMELGGNAPFLVFEDADIPAAVTGALAAKMRNAGQTCVAANRFLVHESVAKEFAAGLTEAFDRLVVGHGAAGGTTVGPLIEERAVDRVEQVVAEALDDGARVAIGADRPRRPGWFYAPTVLTNVDPESRVVREEIFGPVAPIVTFADEDEALTMANSTEFGLVAYAYTQDVGRAFRVADRIEAGMLGINRGMVSDASAPFGGVKSSGLGREGGEAGLEEYLESVYVAI from the coding sequence ATGCCGACCTCGACCCTCCCTCCCACCGTCGCCGCGCACCTTCCGACCGGGCTGCTGATCGGCGGGGCCTGGCGCCCCGCGACTGGCGGGGCAACCTTCCCCGTGGCGGATCCGGGCACCGGGCAGGTGCTGTTCGACGTCGCGGACGCGACCGCGCAGGACGGGCTGGCCGCGCTCGCCGCCGCCGACGCCGCGCTGCCCGCCTGGCGTTCCACGGCACCGCGGGAGCGGGCCGAGCTGCTGCGCGCGGTGTTCGAGACACTGGTCGCGCGCACCGAGGACTTCGCGGCGCTCATCACCGCCGAGGGTGGCAAGCCGCTCGCCGAGTCGCGGGCCGAGGTCGCCTACGGCGCCGAGTACGTGCGCTGGTACTCCGAGCAGGCCGTCCGGATCAACGGCCTGACGCGCACCGCGCCCTCGGGCGCCAACCGCCAGCTCGTGCTGCGCCGGCCCGTCGGCCCGGCCCTGCTGATCACGCCGTGGAACTTCCCGATCGCGATGATCACGCGCAAGGTGGCCCCGGCGCTCGCGGCGGGCTGCACTGTCGTGATCAAGCCGGCCGGCCTCACGCCGCTCACGACGGCACTGTTCGCCGAGGTGGTGCGCGCCGAGCTCGCCGACCGCGGGCTACCCACCGGGATCATCAACGTCGTCCCGACCTCGTCGTCGAGCTCGCTCGTCGAGCCGCTGCTGGCGGACCCGCGACTGCGCAAGCTGTCGTTCACCGGGTCCACCGAGGTCGGCCGGGTGCTGCTGCGCGGCGCCGCCGAGGGCGTGCTGCGCACGTCGATGGAGCTCGGCGGGAACGCGCCCTTCCTCGTCTTCGAGGACGCCGACATCCCGGCCGCGGTCACGGGCGCGCTCGCCGCCAAGATGCGCAACGCCGGCCAGACCTGCGTGGCGGCCAACCGGTTCCTCGTGCACGAGTCCGTCGCGAAGGAGTTCGCGGCCGGCCTGACCGAGGCGTTCGACCGGCTCGTGGTCGGCCACGGCGCGGCCGGCGGCACCACCGTCGGGCCGCTCATCGAGGAGCGCGCGGTGGACCGCGTCGAGCAGGTCGTCGCGGAGGCGCTCGACGACGGCGCCCGCGTCGCGATCGGCGCCGACCGGCCGCGCCGGCCCGGCTGGTTCTACGCGCCGACCGTCCTGACGAACGTCGACCCCGAGTCTCGCGTGGTGCGCGAGGAGATCTTCGGCCCCGTCGCCCCCATCGTGACGTTCGCGGACGAGGACGAGGCCCTGACGATGGCGAACTCGACCGAGTTTGGCCTCGTCGCCTACGCGTACACGCAGGACGTAGGCCGCGCGTTCCGGGTCGCGGACCGGATCGAGGCCGGCATGCTCGGCATCAACCGCGGCATGGTGTCGGACGCGAGCGCGCCGTTCGGGGGCGTGAAGTCCTCGGGCTTGGGCCGCGAGGGCGGCGAGGCCGGCCTCGAGGAGTACCTCGAGAGCGTGTACGTCGCGATCTAG